From a single Alloactinosynnema sp. L-07 genomic region:
- a CDS encoding extracellular solute-binding protein — protein sequence MAQAGDVVIECWFSTYPFPGFLEPLEKLAEEFTTAHPGVRVVVRGHSYEELPRIVAEAALRGRAPAIATYYSGASPVARDTLTAEGRPLFGSVERAIDGRAEILGEEVVSDDILAAPKGFYTIGGELVATPFTLTTKLMFSNTELLAAAGVAEVPRTWAEVEQASTALAEHVGHSIAWPVDGKFLQHAMAQQAAPVADQDNGRSGRARELYLAGADMLAFVDWWQRLHANGHYLHTGKQEDWEGTFGALIGRQVAMRFSSSFDGRYMVRAGAEAGFEVAVTPAPYNDDRPYAGNWIGGDAFWLADNLDPTTRDGALAFIQFLSAPRNVAAWHRGTGSTPFTRGAVRLLEDEGWFDAHPHHRVPADQLDRPATGPGGHAALIGDYHGIQLILMDAVQDILDHGIDPTDRFATAQRDAQALLDAYNRDAQTPGPKPEHCHRVRI from the coding sequence GTGGCGCAGGCAGGCGACGTCGTGATCGAGTGCTGGTTCTCCACCTATCCGTTCCCGGGTTTCCTGGAACCGCTGGAGAAACTGGCCGAGGAGTTCACCACCGCGCACCCGGGGGTCCGGGTCGTGGTGCGCGGACATTCGTATGAGGAGCTGCCACGGATCGTCGCCGAGGCGGCGCTGCGCGGCCGGGCACCCGCGATCGCGACCTACTACTCGGGGGCGAGCCCGGTGGCCCGCGACACGCTCACCGCCGAGGGCAGGCCGCTGTTCGGCTCCGTCGAGCGAGCGATCGACGGCCGCGCCGAGATCCTGGGCGAAGAGGTGGTCAGCGACGACATCCTGGCCGCCCCCAAGGGTTTCTACACCATCGGCGGCGAACTGGTGGCGACTCCGTTCACGCTCACCACCAAGCTGATGTTCTCCAACACCGAACTGCTCGCCGCGGCGGGCGTCGCCGAGGTCCCACGCACGTGGGCCGAGGTGGAGCAGGCGAGCACGGCCCTGGCCGAGCACGTCGGGCACAGCATCGCGTGGCCGGTCGACGGCAAGTTCCTCCAGCACGCCATGGCCCAGCAGGCCGCCCCGGTCGCCGACCAGGACAACGGCCGGTCCGGCCGGGCGCGGGAGCTGTACCTGGCGGGCGCGGACATGCTCGCCTTCGTCGACTGGTGGCAGCGCCTGCACGCCAACGGGCACTACCTTCACACCGGAAAACAGGAGGACTGGGAGGGCACCTTCGGCGCACTGATCGGCCGCCAGGTCGCGATGCGGTTCAGTTCCTCCTTCGACGGCCGCTACATGGTCCGCGCGGGCGCGGAGGCGGGTTTCGAGGTCGCCGTCACCCCGGCCCCTTACAACGACGACCGCCCGTACGCAGGCAACTGGATCGGCGGCGACGCGTTCTGGCTGGCCGACAACCTCGACCCAACCACCCGCGACGGCGCACTGGCCTTCATCCAGTTCCTCAGTGCCCCCCGCAACGTCGCCGCCTGGCACCGCGGCACCGGCTCCACCCCCTTCACCCGCGGCGCGGTACGGCTACTGGAGGACGAGGGCTGGTTCGACGCCCACCCCCACCACCGCGTCCCCGCCGACCAACTCGACCGACCCGCCACCGGCCCAGGCGGCCACGCCGCCCTGATCGGCGACTACCACGGCATCCAACTAATCCTCATGGACGCCGTACAAGACATCCTCGACCACGGCATCGACCCCACAGACCGCTTCGCAACCGCCCAACGCGACGCCCAAGCCCTACTTGACGCCTACAACCGCGACGCCCAGACCCCCGGCCCCAAACCAGAACACTGCCACCGCGTCCGAATCTAA
- a CDS encoding DUF2855 family protein: MPHLAEWDLVYPRNDLSRARLRPRAGDPLRDGQIRLSVEKFALTANNATYARLGDSELPFWEAFPAPTGYGRIPVWGTVSVAESRHPAIAVGERFFGYVPMSSHHVVEVPQSTEDGFFDLTPQRADFMHPWYRTYRRAWEVDDLDDHRTVLRPLFTAAFTVANLIAAHVADGGRTVVVTSASSKTAITVATQLVGLVGLRLVGVTASHRVGFVAGLDVFDTVVGYDAVDTIQADGKPVLVVDIAGDIKHLGAIHAHFGGAVRDSALVGYTHPSAVIDPPELTPQPRIFFSPHQEEMQREVDDGYEGRARRVERATVDAVARWLKVRRFKGPKAMAEAFRAVLAGELGPDEAVVCTRK, encoded by the coding sequence GTGCCGCACTTAGCCGAGTGGGACCTGGTCTATCCCCGCAACGATCTCAGCCGGGCGCGACTGCGCCCCCGGGCCGGTGACCCGTTGCGCGACGGCCAGATCCGGCTTTCGGTGGAGAAGTTCGCCCTGACCGCCAACAATGCCACGTACGCCCGCCTCGGCGACTCCGAGCTGCCCTTCTGGGAGGCGTTCCCGGCGCCGACCGGATACGGGCGGATCCCGGTGTGGGGGACGGTCTCGGTCGCCGAGAGCAGGCACCCTGCCATCGCTGTCGGTGAGCGGTTCTTCGGGTATGTGCCGATGTCGTCGCATCATGTGGTCGAGGTTCCGCAGTCTACAGAGGACGGGTTCTTTGACCTGACGCCGCAGCGGGCCGACTTCATGCATCCCTGGTATCGGACGTATCGGCGGGCTTGGGAGGTGGACGATCTCGACGACCACCGGACTGTGCTGCGGCCGCTGTTCACCGCGGCGTTCACCGTGGCCAATCTTATCGCCGCGCATGTCGCGGACGGTGGGCGCACTGTGGTGGTCACGAGTGCGTCTAGCAAGACCGCTATCACTGTGGCTACGCAGTTGGTCGGTCTGGTCGGGTTGCGGCTGGTTGGGGTGACTGCCAGCCATCGTGTCGGGTTCGTTGCTGGGTTGGACGTGTTTGACACGGTGGTTGGTTATGACGCGGTCGACACGATTCAGGCTGACGGCAAGCCGGTGTTGGTGGTTGACATCGCGGGAGATATCAAGCATCTGGGTGCCATTCATGCTCATTTCGGGGGTGCGGTTCGTGACAGCGCGCTTGTCGGGTACACCCATCCGAGTGCGGTGATCGATCCGCCTGAGCTGACGCCGCAGCCGCGGATCTTCTTCAGTCCGCATCAGGAGGAGATGCAGCGCGAGGTCGATGACGGTTATGAGGGCCGGGCTCGTCGGGTTGAGCGGGCGACGGTTGATGCTGTGGCTCGGTGGTTGAAGGTTCGGCGGTTCAAGGGGCCGAAGGCTATGGCTGAGGCGTTTCGGGCGGTGTTGGCGGGGGAGCTTGGGCCGGATGAGGCTGTGGTGTGTACGCGGAAGTAG
- a CDS encoding FAD-binding protein: MSEDSVFGPATISAGDPRYESMLCGTNHRFAGKPAYVRVVATAQQVVAAVGEAVAAGARVQVRSGGHGFEDFTSADVDALIDMSEMTSVGYDADMRAFAIEPGATLRHVYRVLYKGWGVTIPAGEGAEVGFGGHVTGGGYGPLSRRFGAVVDYLYAVEVVVVDADGTARLLVATREADDPNRDLWWAHTGGGGGTFGVVTKFWVRAPGTPSDDPAELLPKAPTSWRQGFAMWPWPSLSDEASVRLIRNFGAWFEANSAPDSPYAAMTGFLHGSHRDAHGLMVGAAVDDDVPDAQALVDGFFAAVSEGVGVDPVFLAQQVKPWLYVSTYPGWGDPGSQDARRIKIKAAMHREGFDERQIAAIRAHLDQPDPVHTQVILIGYGGKVNAADPADCATPHRDSVFKATYLAAWADPADDERTIGGLRSLYADIYADTGGVPGVDGRTDGSYINYPDADLADPEQNTSGVPWQTLYFKDNYPRLQEVKRRYDPRDVFRHRLSVRLPD, encoded by the coding sequence ATGAGTGAGGACTCGGTCTTCGGGCCCGCGACTATCAGCGCGGGGGATCCCCGCTACGAGAGCATGCTGTGCGGGACGAACCACCGGTTCGCGGGCAAGCCCGCCTATGTCCGGGTCGTCGCCACCGCCCAGCAGGTCGTCGCCGCCGTCGGCGAGGCTGTCGCGGCGGGCGCGCGGGTGCAGGTGCGCAGTGGCGGGCACGGCTTCGAGGACTTCACCTCGGCCGACGTCGACGCGTTGATCGACATGTCGGAGATGACCTCCGTCGGGTACGACGCCGACATGCGCGCCTTCGCCATCGAGCCGGGCGCCACGCTGCGGCACGTCTACCGGGTCCTCTACAAAGGTTGGGGGGTGACGATCCCGGCTGGTGAGGGCGCCGAGGTCGGCTTCGGCGGACACGTCACCGGAGGCGGCTACGGGCCGCTGTCACGCCGGTTCGGCGCGGTGGTCGACTATCTGTACGCCGTCGAGGTCGTCGTGGTCGATGCCGATGGCACCGCGCGCCTGTTGGTGGCCACCCGCGAGGCCGATGACCCGAACCGCGACCTGTGGTGGGCGCACACCGGCGGGGGCGGCGGCACGTTCGGTGTCGTCACCAAGTTCTGGGTGCGGGCGCCCGGCACGCCGTCCGACGACCCGGCCGAGCTGCTGCCGAAGGCGCCGACGTCGTGGCGACAGGGTTTCGCGATGTGGCCGTGGCCCTCGCTGTCGGACGAGGCGAGCGTGCGGCTGATCCGCAACTTCGGCGCGTGGTTCGAGGCCAACAGCGCGCCCGACTCGCCGTACGCGGCGATGACCGGGTTCCTGCACGGCAGCCACCGCGACGCGCACGGGCTGATGGTCGGCGCCGCGGTGGACGACGACGTGCCCGACGCGCAAGCGCTGGTGGACGGGTTCTTCGCCGCGGTGTCCGAGGGTGTCGGGGTGGACCCGGTGTTCCTGGCCCAGCAGGTCAAGCCGTGGCTGTATGTGTCGACCTACCCCGGCTGGGGCGACCCGGGCAGCCAGGACGCCCGCCGGATCAAGATCAAGGCCGCGATGCACCGCGAGGGCTTCGACGAGCGCCAGATCGCGGCCATCCGGGCCCACCTCGACCAGCCGGACCCGGTGCACACCCAGGTGATCCTGATCGGCTATGGCGGCAAGGTCAACGCCGCCGACCCGGCCGACTGCGCCACCCCGCACCGCGACTCCGTCTTCAAGGCGACCTACCTCGCCGCGTGGGCCGACCCGGCCGACGACGAGCGCACGATCGGGGGCCTGCGTTCGCTCTACGCCGACATCTACGCCGACACCGGCGGCGTGCCGGGGGTCGACGGGCGCACCGACGGCTCGTACATCAACTATCCGGATGCCGACCTCGCCGACCCGGAGCAGAACACCTCCGGCGTCCCGTGGCAGACCCTGTACTTCAAGGACAACTACCCGCGGCTGCAGGAGGTCAAGCGGCGCTACGACCCGCGCGACGTGTTCCGCCACCGGCTATCTGTCCGTCTGCCCGACTGA
- a CDS encoding LLM class flavin-dependent oxidoreductase: protein MKLGLELGAFSWEGGPERVGATLAEIGRTADDAGFDVIGVADHLWQGPHSGGPELPMLECFTTLATLAAHTSRIRLMTGVAGVHFRHPAVLAKAITSLDVISGGRAVLGIGVGWDADECVGNGIPFPPVKQRFEMLEEALRVCLAFWEGPQGSGEPVVGEHYVLERVLNLPQAINRPPILIGGGGNKTLKLVARYGDACNLYPTPDLADRLDLLRALCVESGRDYASIEKTVILPVAADVDVDGLVGLLQSLSGVDTAIAIVEGATPVRTVELLADKVLPAIG, encoded by the coding sequence GTGAAACTCGGGTTGGAGCTGGGGGCATTCTCCTGGGAAGGCGGCCCCGAGCGGGTCGGGGCGACACTCGCCGAGATCGGGCGCACCGCCGACGACGCCGGGTTCGATGTCATCGGGGTCGCCGACCATCTGTGGCAGGGGCCGCATTCAGGCGGTCCTGAGTTGCCGATGCTGGAGTGCTTCACGACGCTGGCCACGCTGGCCGCTCACACCAGCCGGATTCGGTTGATGACGGGTGTGGCGGGGGTGCACTTTCGGCATCCGGCGGTGCTGGCCAAGGCGATTACGTCTTTGGACGTGATCTCTGGTGGGCGGGCTGTGTTGGGCATCGGGGTGGGTTGGGACGCTGATGAGTGTGTGGGGAACGGGATTCCGTTTCCGCCGGTGAAGCAGCGGTTTGAGATGTTGGAGGAGGCGCTGCGGGTTTGTTTGGCGTTTTGGGAGGGGCCGCAGGGTAGTGGTGAGCCGGTGGTGGGTGAGCATTATGTGTTGGAGCGGGTGTTGAACCTGCCGCAGGCGATCAACCGGCCGCCGATCCTGATCGGTGGCGGTGGAAACAAGACACTGAAGCTGGTGGCGCGGTACGGGGATGCCTGCAACCTTTATCCCACGCCGGATCTCGCCGATCGTCTTGACCTGCTGCGGGCGCTGTGTGTGGAGAGCGGGCGAGACTACGCGAGTATCGAGAAGACTGTGATTCTGCCTGTCGCGGCTGATGTTGACGTCGACGGGCTGGTCGGGCTGTTGCAGAGTCTGTCTGGTGTGGACACTGCTATCGCTATCGTTGAAGGGGCTACGCCGGTTCGGACTGTGGAACTGTTGGCGGACAAGGTGCTGCCCGCGATCGGTTGA
- a CDS encoding YciI family protein, whose protein sequence is MAKFAVLLWAPTPADPMAAPEDEMAGHEAFGGKVDELGAKILDGYALHASTEGKTVKGKKGEVVEGTFVDGTHAITGFFILEAEDLDQAVELAKTSPTTWRGGVEIRPLFEPPQG, encoded by the coding sequence ATGGCGAAGTTCGCTGTGCTGCTCTGGGCGCCCACGCCCGCCGACCCGATGGCCGCCCCTGAGGACGAGATGGCAGGCCACGAGGCCTTCGGCGGCAAGGTCGACGAGCTCGGCGCCAAGATCCTTGACGGCTACGCCCTGCACGCCAGCACCGAGGGCAAGACGGTCAAGGGCAAGAAGGGCGAGGTCGTCGAGGGCACGTTCGTCGACGGCACCCACGCCATCACCGGCTTCTTCATCCTGGAGGCCGAAGACCTCGACCAGGCCGTCGAGCTGGCCAAGACCAGCCCGACCACCTGGCGCGGCGGCGTCGAGATCCGCCCGCTCTTCGAGCCCCCGCAGGGCTGA
- a CDS encoding MFS transporter: MTTTPEMSPTSGTTEPPRATRREWIGLAVLALPTLMVSFDIFVLLLALPQLSADLSATSAQQLWIMDIYGFLVGGFLITMGNLGDRFGRRRMLLLGASVFAVASILAAYSTSAEMLIAARALLGIAGATLAPSTLSLITTLFRDPRQLGFAIGVWAGSFTAGAILGPVIGGVMLEYFWWGSVFLLGVPAVLLLLLVGPRVLPEFRDPTAGRIDLTSVLLSLGAILPFVYGVKELARHGWALGPTAALALGVGMGVLFLRRQRGLTDPMLDLSLFRIGAFRVSLLSLLAYSSLTGATLLFMTQYLQSVAGLSPLDAGLAMIPGLATGMVSVTVAPILARRIRPAVLIAAGILAVVAGLVILAMVGPESGVGLVILGNTVWCLGGGPLLALSTGLVVSSAPPEKAGAASALPQISNELGSALGMATLGSLGGLVYRVGVSDDMPDGLTPGVADAVRESLARATAEATSLPDAAALLSAARSAFSDGFAVVAGISAVLLALLTIPVLRGRG; this comes from the coding sequence ATGACCACGACACCCGAGATGTCCCCGACGTCCGGGACCACCGAGCCGCCGCGCGCCACCCGACGAGAGTGGATCGGCTTGGCCGTACTCGCCCTGCCGACCCTGATGGTTTCCTTTGACATCTTCGTTCTGCTGCTCGCACTGCCGCAACTCAGCGCGGACCTGTCCGCCACCAGCGCCCAACAGCTCTGGATCATGGACATCTACGGGTTCCTGGTCGGCGGCTTCCTCATCACCATGGGCAACCTCGGCGACCGCTTCGGCAGGCGCCGGATGCTGCTGCTCGGCGCGTCGGTGTTCGCCGTCGCCTCGATCCTCGCCGCCTACTCCACCAGCGCCGAGATGCTGATCGCGGCCCGCGCGCTCCTCGGCATCGCGGGCGCGACCCTGGCACCGTCCACTTTGTCCCTGATCACCACCCTGTTCCGCGACCCGCGACAGCTGGGCTTCGCGATCGGGGTGTGGGCGGGTTCCTTCACCGCGGGGGCCATCCTCGGTCCGGTGATCGGCGGGGTCATGCTGGAGTACTTCTGGTGGGGCTCAGTGTTCCTGCTGGGCGTGCCCGCCGTCCTGTTGCTGCTCCTGGTCGGCCCTCGGGTGCTGCCGGAGTTCCGCGACCCCACCGCGGGCCGGATCGACCTGACCAGCGTCCTACTCTCCCTCGGCGCGATCCTCCCGTTCGTCTACGGCGTCAAGGAACTCGCCCGGCACGGATGGGCGCTCGGCCCCACGGCCGCCTTGGCACTCGGCGTCGGGATGGGCGTGCTGTTCCTACGCAGACAGCGCGGCCTGACCGACCCGATGCTCGACCTGAGCCTGTTCCGCATCGGCGCTTTCCGTGTCTCGCTGCTGAGCCTGCTGGCCTACAGCTCACTGACCGGCGCCACCTTGCTTTTTATGACCCAGTACCTGCAGTCCGTCGCGGGCCTGTCACCGCTGGACGCGGGCCTGGCGATGATCCCCGGCCTGGCGACCGGGATGGTCAGCGTCACCGTCGCACCGATCCTGGCCCGCAGGATTCGTCCCGCGGTGTTGATCGCCGCGGGTATCCTGGCTGTTGTCGCGGGTCTGGTCATCCTGGCCATGGTCGGTCCCGAGTCCGGCGTGGGCTTGGTGATCCTGGGCAACACGGTATGGTGCCTGGGCGGCGGCCCGCTGCTCGCGCTGAGCACCGGCCTGGTCGTATCGTCCGCGCCACCGGAGAAGGCAGGAGCGGCGTCAGCGCTACCGCAGATCAGCAACGAACTCGGCTCAGCCCTGGGCATGGCCACTCTCGGTTCCCTGGGCGGCCTGGTCTATCGCGTCGGCGTCAGCGACGACATGCCCGACGGCCTGACGCCCGGAGTGGCCGACGCGGTGCGCGAGAGCCTGGCCCGAGCCACCGCCGAGGCGACATCACTGCCCGACGCCGCAGCCCTGCTGAGCGCGGCCCGCTCAGCCTTCAGCGACGGTTTCGCCGTGGTCGCCGGAATCAGCGCCGTACTGCTCGCCCTGCTCACCATCCCCGTCCTGCGCGGGCGGGGCTGA
- a CDS encoding MFS transporter, whose translation MSDAPAKAGPREWAGMAVLCVVTLLVAIDMFVLLLALPNLTADLGATGIEQLWITDIYGFMVGGFLITMGTLGDRIGRRKLLLIGAVVFGVASAVGAFSTSPEMLIAIRAILGIAGATLGPSTLSLITTLFKDPKQMGAAIGIWAATFSAGAIVGPLLGGIMLNHFWWGSVFLLGVPPMVILLATGPFLLPEAKNPNAGRIDPLSIALSLLGILPFIYGIKEIARDGWTVGPIAISLVGLVFGVLFIRRQKALESPLLDLDLFRSRTFSLGLLGLLMFSILGGATLLFMTQFFQSVAGLSSFQAGLSLIPGMVAAMISVMVSPQLGQKIRPAVLMSGGMAISIVGILMFAFTDAADGPAGLIIGFALMSFGGGPLMALGMNLILAAAPPEKMGAASALPQISNELGAALGVATLGAVGVAVYRSDLGESMPAGVSAETSAQATESVAGANVAATSLPEQIGDALSRVAHEAFAGGMHTMAILGAVVFSAIAVIIYATMRGVPPLGAAAAAPEQAAPDKEDSNAVVAANEA comes from the coding sequence GTGTCTGACGCACCTGCCAAGGCAGGCCCACGGGAGTGGGCCGGAATGGCAGTCTTGTGTGTGGTGACGCTGCTGGTGGCGATCGACATGTTCGTGCTGCTGCTGGCGTTGCCCAATCTGACTGCCGATCTCGGCGCCACCGGTATCGAACAACTGTGGATCACTGACATCTATGGCTTCATGGTCGGTGGCTTCCTGATCACCATGGGCACGCTCGGCGATCGGATAGGCAGACGAAAACTCCTGCTCATCGGCGCCGTCGTGTTCGGTGTCGCGTCGGCGGTCGGGGCGTTCTCCACCAGCCCCGAGATGCTGATCGCCATCCGCGCCATCCTCGGCATCGCGGGCGCCACCCTCGGCCCGTCGACGCTGTCGCTGATCACCACCCTGTTCAAGGACCCCAAGCAGATGGGCGCGGCCATCGGCATCTGGGCCGCCACCTTCTCGGCGGGCGCGATCGTCGGGCCGCTGCTCGGCGGGATCATGCTGAACCACTTCTGGTGGGGCTCGGTGTTCCTGCTCGGCGTGCCCCCGATGGTCATCCTGCTGGCGACGGGCCCGTTCCTGTTGCCGGAGGCCAAGAACCCGAACGCGGGCCGGATCGACCCGTTGAGCATCGCACTGTCCCTGCTGGGGATCCTGCCGTTCATCTACGGCATCAAGGAGATCGCCCGCGACGGCTGGACCGTGGGGCCGATCGCGATCTCGCTGGTGGGCCTGGTGTTCGGGGTGCTGTTCATCCGGCGCCAAAAGGCGCTGGAGTCCCCACTGCTCGACCTGGACCTGTTCCGCAGCCGAACATTCAGCCTTGGTCTGCTGGGTCTGCTGATGTTCAGCATCCTCGGCGGGGCCACGCTGCTGTTCATGACCCAGTTCTTCCAGTCGGTCGCGGGCCTGTCGTCGTTCCAGGCCGGTCTGTCGCTGATACCGGGCATGGTCGCGGCGATGATCAGTGTGATGGTCTCCCCGCAGCTGGGCCAGAAGATCCGGCCCGCGGTGCTGATGTCGGGCGGTATGGCGATCTCGATCGTCGGCATCCTGATGTTCGCCTTCACCGACGCCGCGGACGGGCCCGCCGGTCTGATCATCGGGTTCGCGCTCATGAGCTTCGGCGGTGGTCCGCTGATGGCGCTGGGCATGAACCTGATCCTGGCCGCGGCCCCGCCGGAGAAGATGGGCGCGGCCTCGGCGCTGCCACAGATCAGCAACGAGCTGGGCGCGGCGCTGGGTGTGGCCACGCTGGGCGCGGTCGGTGTCGCGGTCTACCGCTCGGACCTGGGCGAGTCGATGCCCGCCGGGGTGTCGGCCGAGACCTCGGCGCAGGCCACCGAGAGCGTCGCGGGCGCCAACGTGGCCGCGACCTCCCTGCCAGAGCAGATCGGTGACGCGCTGTCCAGGGTCGCCCACGAGGCGTTCGCGGGCGGCATGCACACGATGGCGATACTCGGCGCCGTCGTCTTCAGCGCCATCGCGGTGATCATCTACGCCACGATGCGCGGGGTGCCTCCGCTCGGCGCGGCGGCCGCGGCGCCGGAGCAAGCGGCACCGGACAAAGAGGACTCGAACGCGGTGGTCGCCGCGAACGAGGCTTAG